In one Echinicola marina genomic region, the following are encoded:
- a CDS encoding glycoside hydrolase family 88/105 protein, which produces MKFLRLQLFLIFLLATQLNASAQTIDPQAVKDEMKRVADWQIEHFRYSYSGYSKPHHPLDWTNGALYVGMVKWAELSGDDKYYEWLKGIADEHDWDLHRRKYHADDHTVGQLYAELYRKYGNDAMLAPTIKQFDFILYHPSNSLLNWGTPYHQDRWNWCDALFMSPPVWAKLYKITGEQKYLDFMVKEYKATTDFLFDKKEHLYYRDERYISQRDNGTKVFWARGNGWVFAGLANILTELETNSKEYKYFAKIYKKMAKKLLEIQTPEGHWAMSLLGQEFYPTPETSGSSFFTFGLAWGINQGLLDAEEYEPAVRKAWNAMVSHITDDGMLGYVQPIGAAPGKAWSDKTEVYGTGAFLSAGSEVYKLYNK; this is translated from the coding sequence ATGAAATTCCTTAGACTACAGTTATTCCTTATTTTTTTACTAGCGACACAATTGAATGCCTCGGCCCAAACGATTGATCCACAAGCAGTCAAAGATGAAATGAAAAGAGTTGCGGACTGGCAAATTGAACATTTTCGTTATAGTTATAGCGGTTATAGTAAGCCCCATCATCCTCTAGACTGGACCAATGGGGCTTTATATGTGGGAATGGTTAAGTGGGCTGAGCTTTCTGGTGATGATAAATATTATGAATGGTTGAAAGGAATAGCAGATGAACATGACTGGGACCTGCATAGAAGGAAATATCATGCAGATGATCATACGGTTGGTCAATTATATGCAGAACTCTACAGGAAGTATGGTAATGATGCCATGTTGGCACCAACTATCAAGCAGTTTGATTTTATCCTTTATCATCCTTCCAATAGCTTGTTGAATTGGGGTACACCATATCACCAAGATAGGTGGAATTGGTGTGATGCCTTGTTTATGTCACCGCCAGTATGGGCCAAGCTTTATAAAATCACAGGGGAGCAAAAGTACCTCGACTTTATGGTAAAGGAATATAAAGCGACCACAGATTTTCTTTTCGATAAAAAGGAGCATTTGTACTACAGAGATGAACGTTATATAAGCCAAAGAGACAATGGAACCAAGGTCTTTTGGGCCAGAGGGAATGGTTGGGTGTTTGCTGGATTGGCCAATATTTTAACTGAACTGGAGACAAACTCAAAGGAGTATAAATACTTCGCCAAAATCTATAAGAAAATGGCCAAAAAGCTTTTGGAGATCCAGACACCAGAAGGACACTGGGCAATGAGTCTATTGGGACAGGAATTCTATCCAACCCCTGAAACCAGTGGGTCCTCTTTCTTTACGTTTGGACTGGCTTGGGGGATCAACCAAGGCTTGTTGGATGCTGAGGAATACGAACCTGCTGTGAGGAAGGCTTGGAATGCGATGGTTTCCCATATCACTGATGATGGTATGCTAGGTTATGTGCAGCCAATAGGTGCAGCTCCGGGTAAAGCATGGTCGGATAAAACAGAAGTTTATGGTACCGGTGCATTTTTGAGCGCTGGTTCTGAAGTATATAAATTGTACAATAAATAG
- a CDS encoding DUF4136 domain-containing protein, whose amino-acid sequence MIYTKYIWRLFWLLIIGSQACTPKGPEFVDELDLVITSRDNNINFDDFLTYTLADSVVFISNEDESLAEETEDFLLTEVNEKFSTYGWQEAQDPASEGSDVILLITVINTVNFNLVGWWDYWGWWPGWGWYSPGYPPGGWYPGYPGGCCYFGGVYSYREGTVLIEMITPNGVTVNNNNAPNPIPVIWTGALNGLLSGSQSNIENRISSGLERMFIDSPYLNK is encoded by the coding sequence ATGATTTATACAAAATATATTTGGAGACTTTTTTGGTTACTGATAATAGGATCTCAAGCCTGCACGCCCAAAGGACCAGAATTTGTCGACGAACTGGACTTGGTCATTACATCTAGGGACAACAATATCAATTTTGATGACTTTTTGACTTATACACTAGCCGACAGTGTGGTCTTTATAAGCAACGAAGATGAGTCACTTGCTGAAGAAACGGAAGATTTTCTCCTTACTGAAGTCAATGAAAAATTCAGTACATATGGCTGGCAAGAAGCACAAGATCCCGCATCTGAGGGATCTGATGTGATCCTTCTTATCACGGTTATTAATACCGTCAATTTCAATTTAGTGGGTTGGTGGGACTATTGGGGCTGGTGGCCAGGCTGGGGCTGGTATTCACCCGGATACCCTCCAGGGGGATGGTATCCGGGATATCCAGGTGGATGCTGCTATTTTGGGGGAGTTTACTCGTACCGGGAAGGAACTGTATTGATAGAAATGATCACACCAAACGGAGTTACAGTCAACAATAACAATGCTCCAAACCCCATACCTGTTATATGGACAGGGGCATTGAATGGTCTACTTAGTGGTAGCCAAAGCAATATAGAAAACAGGATCAGCTCAGGCCTTGAGAGAATGTTTATAGACTCTCCCTATTTAAATAAATAA
- a CDS encoding PorT family protein, which translates to MLKKHLIPICLVLVIGLIKSYPAFSQQEGSNKFTLHYSPSTTIGDAKEFVDDFSFRGFGVAYEYFIKYNLSIGISSGLSTYYSSSDGPVSNIIERNNKTIVLTAKEFNYINSIPVLLTSSYYYGDSGKAKPYLSLGIGGYNVLRWKEIGLYRFEDNKFLFGIAPAVGVSVPIAYSSSLDLGIRYNQAFGEDSFSSMDFRLGFSWFY; encoded by the coding sequence ATGCTTAAAAAACACCTTATACCTATCTGTCTTGTTTTGGTCATCGGCCTTATCAAATCATACCCGGCCTTTTCCCAACAAGAAGGAAGCAATAAGTTTACCTTACATTATAGCCCGTCTACTACAATAGGCGACGCGAAAGAATTTGTTGATGACTTCAGTTTTAGAGGGTTTGGTGTAGCCTATGAATATTTTATCAAATACAACTTATCCATTGGTATCAGCTCCGGATTATCCACTTACTATTCCTCTAGTGATGGACCGGTCTCTAATATTATTGAGCGGAACAATAAAACCATTGTCTTAACTGCCAAAGAATTTAATTATATCAACTCCATCCCCGTTTTGCTAACCTCCAGCTATTATTATGGTGATTCTGGAAAAGCAAAACCATACCTGTCTTTAGGAATTGGAGGCTATAACGTGCTAAGATGGAAAGAAATAGGGCTTTACCGTTTTGAAGACAATAAGTTTCTGTTTGGAATAGCTCCAGCAGTAGGGGTTTCTGTCCCAATCGCCTATTCCAGCAGCTTGGATTTAGGCATTCGGTACAATCAGGCTTTTGGTGAGGACAGTTTCAGCAGCATGGATTTCCGTTTAGGATTTTCTTGGTTTTATTAA
- a CDS encoding COG2426 family protein, with amino-acid sequence MIHIILHTFLLSISPFGESRVGIPYAVINGLDPILALLVGLGANLLVFPILLFLIDTFNAKLWKHKVYKNQSVKLMRRAKNGVGDKIEKYGFWGLMVFVMIPLPFTGVYMGTIAAYIFKLPRRQSFFAISVGAVISCLIIAFGSHLGKLGVELI; translated from the coding sequence ATGATACATATTATTCTTCATACCTTTCTATTGAGTATTTCTCCTTTTGGAGAGTCCAGAGTGGGGATTCCATATGCCGTAATCAATGGTTTGGATCCTATTTTAGCCCTTTTGGTGGGCTTGGGGGCTAATTTATTGGTTTTTCCGATTTTATTGTTCCTTATAGATACCTTCAATGCAAAGCTTTGGAAACATAAGGTCTATAAGAACCAGTCAGTTAAACTGATGAGGAGAGCAAAGAATGGGGTTGGGGATAAAATAGAAAAATATGGTTTTTGGGGCCTTATGGTTTTTGTTATGATTCCTTTGCCTTTTACCGGGGTTTATATGGGAACTATTGCGGCTTATATTTTCAAATTACCGCGTAGACAATCTTTTTTTGCCATTAGCGTAGGAGCAGTAATTTCTTGTTTGATTATTGCCTTTGGTTCTCATTTGGGCAAATTGGGAGTAGAGTTGATCTAA
- a CDS encoding aminopeptidase P family protein, which translates to MFNREIYKERRAHLRAKMGSGQLLFLGNEEASINFKHNWYPFRQDSTFLYYFGLSLPGLVGVIDCDEDKDYIFGNDYEIDDIVWTGPQPTIAELAEKVGVSYTAPLSKIANTIKKDCQVLPPYRGEHVLKLREIFKKSVEEVEAMASVPFIQAVAEQRNIKSKEELVELEKAVTTTSELHLAVMKAAKAGMKEYELVAIATKVARDKNAALSFPPISTINGQTLHNHYYGNTIKDGDLLLFDSGAESPEFYAGDMTRTFPVSARFDTRQRELYEIVYRSHRAAVEALKPGVKFKDVHLLAAETLVEGLKGVGLMKGDAKEAVAAGAHTMFFQCGLGHMMGLDVHDMENLGEQYVGYTPELKKSTEFGLKSLRLGKELATGNVITVEPGIYIIPELIDMYKATGQIDAYINYDLLETYRDFGGIRIEEDFVITSDGADLLGTPLPIAPDDVEGVRMEALKG; encoded by the coding sequence ATGTTTAATAGAGAGATTTACAAAGAAAGAAGAGCCCATTTAAGAGCAAAGATGGGTAGCGGCCAGTTATTGTTTTTAGGCAATGAAGAGGCAAGTATCAATTTTAAACACAACTGGTATCCCTTCCGTCAGGACAGTACCTTTTTATATTATTTTGGATTATCCCTTCCAGGTTTGGTGGGGGTGATAGATTGTGACGAGGACAAGGATTATATTTTCGGAAATGATTACGAGATAGACGATATTGTTTGGACCGGTCCCCAGCCAACCATTGCCGAGCTGGCAGAAAAAGTTGGCGTGAGCTATACAGCTCCTTTGTCCAAAATAGCGAATACGATAAAAAAAGACTGTCAGGTATTGCCTCCATATAGAGGAGAACATGTGTTGAAGCTGAGGGAGATTTTCAAAAAGTCAGTGGAAGAGGTGGAGGCCATGGCTTCGGTGCCATTTATTCAAGCAGTGGCCGAGCAAAGAAATATCAAGTCTAAGGAAGAATTGGTAGAATTGGAAAAGGCCGTTACAACAACTTCTGAATTACATCTGGCCGTAATGAAAGCGGCAAAGGCGGGCATGAAAGAGTATGAGTTGGTGGCTATTGCTACAAAAGTAGCTAGGGACAAAAATGCCGCTTTGTCGTTTCCACCGATATCGACCATCAATGGGCAAACCCTTCACAATCATTATTACGGTAATACTATCAAGGACGGAGATTTACTTCTTTTTGATAGCGGAGCAGAGTCACCGGAATTTTATGCAGGAGATATGACCAGAACTTTCCCTGTAAGTGCTCGATTTGATACGCGTCAGAGAGAGCTGTATGAAATCGTATATAGGTCCCACAGGGCTGCTGTGGAGGCTTTGAAGCCAGGGGTGAAGTTTAAGGATGTCCATTTGTTGGCTGCTGAGACTTTGGTAGAAGGATTAAAAGGTGTGGGTTTGATGAAGGGGGATGCAAAAGAAGCCGTAGCAGCAGGTGCACACACCATGTTTTTCCAATGCGGTTTAGGACATATGATGGGATTGGACGTTCATGATATGGAAAACCTCGGCGAGCAATATGTGGGGTATACTCCTGAGTTGAAAAAATCAACAGAGTTTGGCCTGAAATCACTGAGACTTGGCAAGGAATTAGCTACTGGCAATGTGATCACCGTTGAACCTGGTATATATATAATTCCTGAACTGATTGATATGTATAAGGCTACTGGACAGATTGATGCTTATATCAATTATGACCTGCTGGAAACCTACAGGGATTTTGGAGGAATCAGGATAGAGGAAGATTTCGTTATTACATCGGATGGGGCAGACTTATTAGGGACGCCATTGCCCATTGCTCCAGATGATGTGGAAGGTGTCAGAATGGAGGCTTTGAAAGGCTAA
- a CDS encoding OprO/OprP family phosphate-selective porin: MELRKAIALFVLITVITVKANAVQVKENDSTRVDVQYTTRGFQFTSPDNKYRLQIGGRLQFRYAYPGDQDPVTFDDFEVQTRNIFKINRARLKVGGFAHQPWLKYYFEYELGANRLLNFEVKLEKFKWLSFKVGQWKIDYSRERSISSGKQQMLERSIINRPFTLDRQQGVSAYGRIDNGNLLDFNYSLSILTGNGRGARDNDDHHLMYVGKVYWNFLGDGVDFNGSDLTYFTSPQASIAAAGATNTSMYTRFSSGGGGDLEGYEDIGQPGQYQVDQYVLESAFEYKGFSWQSEYHRKRILDTRGWAADHHLEGYYGQAGYVVNHQRGAQENPLFEVAGRYAFYQPDRAIPRNTTEEYALALNVFFAEHRSKLTTDVTYFDFDRASVNRRASSWRFRVQYDFSF; encoded by the coding sequence ATGGAATTAAGGAAGGCCATTGCCTTATTTGTCCTAATCACTGTGATTACGGTAAAAGCAAATGCTGTGCAAGTTAAAGAAAATGACTCAACTAGAGTCGATGTTCAATATACCACCAGAGGTTTTCAATTTACAAGTCCGGATAATAAATATAGACTTCAGATTGGAGGAAGGCTTCAGTTTAGATACGCCTATCCAGGGGATCAAGATCCGGTCACTTTTGATGATTTTGAAGTACAAACCAGAAATATTTTCAAAATTAATAGGGCTAGGCTTAAGGTAGGAGGATTTGCTCATCAGCCATGGTTAAAGTACTATTTTGAATATGAATTAGGAGCGAATAGGTTGTTGAATTTTGAAGTGAAGTTGGAAAAGTTTAAGTGGCTTAGTTTTAAGGTGGGGCAATGGAAAATTGATTACTCCAGAGAAAGGTCCATTTCCAGCGGTAAGCAGCAAATGTTGGAACGTTCTATAATCAATCGTCCATTTACCTTGGATAGGCAGCAAGGAGTATCTGCATATGGACGAATAGATAATGGGAATTTGTTGGACTTTAATTATAGTTTGTCCATTTTGACTGGTAATGGTAGAGGAGCAAGGGACAATGATGACCACCATTTGATGTATGTGGGCAAAGTATATTGGAATTTTTTAGGAGACGGAGTCGATTTCAATGGGTCTGATTTGACCTACTTCACGAGTCCTCAGGCTTCCATAGCCGCTGCTGGAGCCACCAATACAAGTATGTATACCAGGTTCTCATCTGGAGGAGGTGGAGATTTGGAAGGATATGAAGATATTGGCCAGCCAGGCCAGTATCAGGTTGATCAATATGTGCTGGAATCAGCTTTTGAATATAAAGGCTTCAGTTGGCAGAGTGAGTATCATCGTAAAAGGATTCTAGATACACGTGGTTGGGCAGCCGACCACCATCTAGAGGGGTATTATGGCCAGGCAGGTTATGTGGTGAACCACCAAAGAGGAGCGCAAGAAAACCCTTTGTTTGAAGTAGCCGGAAGATATGCTTTCTATCAGCCTGACAGGGCGATACCTAGAAATACTACCGAAGAGTATGCCCTTGCGCTTAATGTTTTCTTTGCGGAGCATAGGAGCAAGTTGACTACTGATGTGACTTATTTTGATTTTGACAGGGCATCGGTTAATAGAAGGGCTTCCAGTTGGAGGTTCAGAGTGCAGTATGATTTTTCTTTCTAA
- a CDS encoding ribose-phosphate pyrophosphokinase: MPEVKLFAGTNTKKLAESIATNYGQELGKLTLSKFSDGEMSPSFDESVRGCHVFLIQSTNPNADNLLELCLMIDAAKRASAYKVCAVVPYFGYARQDRKDRPRVSIAAKLIANMITSAGADRIMTCDLHAGQIQGFFDIPLDHLNGSAIFVPYLKSLDLGDNLIFASPDVGGVGRTRAYAKHFEVEMVVCDKHRKRANEVASMQVIGEVEGRDVVLVDDMIDTAGTICKAAQILLDKGANSVRAIATHGVLSGKAYENIENSVLEELVVTDTIPLKRESSKIKVLTVADLFAKAIHAVTGNDSISALFI; the protein is encoded by the coding sequence ATGCCTGAGGTTAAACTCTTTGCTGGGACCAATACCAAAAAACTTGCAGAATCAATCGCCACCAACTACGGCCAGGAATTAGGAAAATTAACACTATCCAAGTTCAGTGATGGAGAAATGTCACCAAGTTTCGACGAGTCTGTACGTGGATGCCATGTTTTCCTTATCCAATCGACCAACCCCAATGCTGACAATCTATTAGAGTTGTGCCTGATGATCGACGCTGCAAAGAGAGCCAGTGCCTATAAAGTTTGTGCAGTAGTCCCTTATTTCGGATATGCCCGGCAAGACAGGAAAGACAGACCAAGAGTTTCTATTGCCGCTAAGCTGATCGCCAATATGATCACCTCTGCCGGTGCTGATAGGATCATGACCTGTGATTTGCACGCCGGCCAAATACAAGGATTTTTCGACATTCCTTTGGATCATTTAAATGGATCAGCTATTTTTGTGCCCTATTTGAAAAGCCTGGATTTAGGGGACAATCTTATCTTTGCATCACCAGATGTAGGAGGTGTAGGAAGAACCAGAGCTTATGCCAAGCATTTTGAAGTAGAAATGGTTGTTTGTGACAAACACCGAAAGAGAGCTAATGAAGTGGCTTCCATGCAAGTAATTGGTGAGGTAGAAGGAAGGGATGTTGTTTTGGTAGATGATATGATAGATACTGCCGGAACCATCTGCAAGGCCGCCCAAATCCTTTTGGATAAGGGAGCCAATTCAGTTAGGGCGATCGCGACACATGGTGTTTTGTCAGGAAAAGCCTATGAAAATATTGAAAACTCTGTTTTGGAGGAACTAGTCGTCACAGATACCATTCCTTTAAAAAGAGAGTCTTCAAAAATCAAGGTATTGACAGTGGCTGATTTATTTGCCAAAGCCATTCATGCCGTGACAGGCAATGATTCTATCAGTGCCCTGTTTATTTAA
- a CDS encoding 50S ribosomal protein L25/general stress protein Ctc, with translation MKSLEIIGFKRANLDKSELTQIREEGSVPCVVYGPGIKEQIHFHSPAILFKELIYTPEVHMVDLNIEGTKVKAILREAQYHPVSETLLHADFLAFSEDKAIKMDIPVDIHGSSPGILKGGKLELKARTLTVKGLAKDLPDSIPVSISHLELGKSVKVAEVKAEGFEILTSPNVSIATIGIPRALRGKKTTEESED, from the coding sequence ATGAAATCGTTAGAGATTATAGGGTTTAAAAGAGCAAATCTCGACAAGTCGGAATTGACTCAAATCCGTGAAGAAGGAAGCGTACCATGTGTGGTTTACGGACCAGGTATCAAAGAGCAAATTCACTTCCATTCCCCTGCCATTCTTTTCAAGGAGTTGATCTATACTCCTGAAGTACACATGGTAGACCTAAACATCGAAGGAACCAAAGTAAAAGCGATCCTTCGTGAAGCACAATACCACCCAGTAAGTGAGACTTTATTGCACGCTGACTTCTTGGCGTTCAGTGAAGATAAAGCCATCAAAATGGACATTCCTGTGGATATCCATGGTTCTTCTCCAGGTATCCTTAAAGGGGGGAAATTAGAATTGAAAGCAAGAACTCTTACTGTTAAAGGTTTGGCTAAAGATCTTCCTGACAGCATTCCAGTATCTATCAGCCACTTGGAACTTGGTAAATCTGTAAAAGTTGCTGAGGTGAAAGCCGAAGGTTTTGAAATCCTTACAAGCCCTAATGTTTCTATTGCTACCATCGGTATTCCAAGAGCACTTAGAGGTAAAAAGACTACTGAAGAATCTGAAGATTAA